A genomic stretch from Haloarchaeobius amylolyticus includes:
- a CDS encoding beta-CASP ribonuclease aCPSF1, with product MSSVDQQLEELRAEITSEIPNDISVSAVKYEGPELVVYTRDPKKFAQQGDLIRKLASKLRKRITVRPDPDVLSPPESAREKVMNVIPEEAGVTDLDFHADTGEVVIEAQKPGMVIGRHGSTLREITQQVGWTPEVVRTPPIESSTVSNVRNFLKQEREERRDILERVGRQIHREEMSNDEWVRITTLGCCREVGRASFILSTPETRILIDCGDKPGAEDEVPYLHVPEATPLNSIDAVVLTHAHLDHSALVPLLYKYGYDGPIYTTEPSRDLMGLLTLDYLDVAAKEGRTPPYESEMVREAIKHTIPLEYGDVTDIAPDVKLTFHNAGHILGSAVSHFHIGDGLYNVAFSGDIHYQDTRLFNGAVNDFPRVETLVMESTYGGRNDYQTDQEDSEQKLIDVINKTHDKGGKVLIPAFAVGRSQEIMLVLEEAMRNGDIPEMPVHLDGMIWEATAIHTTYPEYLRDDLRDRIFHEDENPFLAEEFNHIDGGEDERQDVADGGPCIILSTSGMVTGGPIMSWLRHIGSDEKSRLVFVGYQAQGTLGRRIQNGWDEIPVNGRNGGGRSDTMKMKMDVETVDGFSGHADRQGLMDFVRTMNPRPEKVLCVHGDESSVQDLSSALYHEFNMRTFAPKNLETFRFK from the coding sequence ATGAGTTCCGTAGACCAACAACTCGAAGAATTACGAGCAGAGATCACGAGCGAAATTCCCAACGACATCTCCGTCTCCGCGGTCAAGTACGAAGGCCCGGAGCTGGTCGTCTACACGCGCGACCCGAAGAAGTTCGCCCAGCAGGGCGACCTCATCCGGAAACTCGCCTCGAAGCTTCGCAAGCGCATCACCGTCCGTCCCGACCCGGACGTCCTCTCGCCGCCGGAATCGGCGCGCGAGAAGGTCATGAACGTCATCCCCGAGGAGGCGGGCGTCACCGACCTCGACTTCCACGCCGACACCGGCGAGGTCGTCATCGAGGCCCAGAAGCCGGGGATGGTCATCGGCCGTCACGGCTCCACGCTGCGCGAGATCACCCAGCAGGTCGGCTGGACCCCCGAGGTCGTCCGCACGCCGCCCATCGAGTCCTCGACCGTCTCGAACGTCCGGAACTTCCTCAAGCAAGAGCGCGAGGAGCGCCGCGACATCTTAGAGCGCGTCGGGCGACAGATCCACCGCGAGGAGATGTCCAACGACGAGTGGGTGCGCATCACCACCCTCGGTTGCTGCCGCGAGGTCGGGCGCGCCTCTTTCATCCTCTCGACGCCCGAGACCCGCATCCTCATCGACTGCGGTGACAAGCCCGGTGCCGAGGACGAGGTGCCGTACCTCCACGTCCCCGAGGCGACCCCCCTCAACTCCATCGACGCGGTCGTCCTCACCCACGCCCACCTCGACCACTCCGCGCTGGTCCCCCTCCTCTACAAGTACGGCTACGACGGTCCCATCTACACGACCGAGCCATCCCGCGACCTGATGGGGCTGCTCACGCTCGACTACCTCGACGTGGCGGCCAAGGAGGGCCGCACCCCGCCGTACGAGTCCGAGATGGTCCGCGAGGCCATCAAGCACACCATCCCGCTGGAGTACGGCGACGTGACCGACATCGCGCCCGACGTGAAGCTCACGTTCCACAACGCGGGCCACATCCTCGGTTCCGCCGTCTCGCACTTCCACATCGGCGACGGCCTCTACAACGTCGCCTTCTCCGGCGACATCCACTACCAGGACACCCGCCTGTTCAACGGCGCGGTGAACGACTTCCCGCGGGTCGAGACGCTCGTGATGGAGTCGACCTACGGTGGCCGCAACGACTACCAGACCGACCAGGAGGACTCCGAGCAGAAGCTCATCGACGTCATCAACAAGACCCACGACAAGGGCGGGAAGGTCCTCATCCCGGCGTTCGCGGTCGGTCGGTCACAGGAGATCATGCTCGTGCTCGAGGAGGCGATGCGCAACGGCGACATCCCCGAGATGCCCGTCCACCTCGACGGGATGATCTGGGAGGCGACGGCCATCCACACGACCTACCCCGAGTACCTGCGTGACGACCTCCGCGACCGCATCTTCCACGAGGACGAGAACCCCTTCCTCGCCGAGGAGTTCAACCACATCGACGGCGGTGAGGACGAGCGACAGGACGTCGCCGACGGCGGTCCCTGCATCATCCTCTCCACGTCAGGGATGGTCACCGGCGGGCCCATCATGTCCTGGCTCCGCCACATCGGCAGCGACGAGAAGTCCCGGCTGGTCTTCGTCGGCTACCAGGCACAGGGGACGCTCGGTCGCCGCATCCAGAACGGCTGGGACGAGATTCCGGTCAACGGCCGCAACGGTGGCGGGCGCTCCGACACGATGAAGATGAAGATGGACGTCGAGACCGTCGACGGCTTCTCCGGTCACGCCGACCGGCAGGGCCTGATGGACTTCGTCCGGACCATGAACCCGCGCCCGGAGAAGGTGCTCTGTGTCCACGGCGACGAGTCCTCGGTGCAGGACCTCTCGTCGGCGCTGTACCACGAGTTCAACATGCGGACGTTCGCCCCGAAGAACCTGGAGACGTTCCGGTTCAAGTAG
- a CDS encoding DUF1328 family protein, which yields MSLTASTVPVLEGLLPLLFSGDFLYYGLVFFVVAIVAGVVGMRGVAGISMEIAKILVGIFLILAVLSLIL from the coding sequence ATGTCACTGACCGCCAGCACGGTGCCCGTACTCGAGGGGCTGCTCCCGCTGCTGTTCTCGGGAGACTTCCTCTACTACGGGCTCGTGTTCTTCGTGGTCGCCATCGTGGCCGGCGTCGTCGGGATGCGCGGCGTCGCCGGCATCTCGATGGAGATCGCCAAGATACTCGTCGGCATCTTCCTCATCCTCGCCGTCCTCTCGCTCATCCTGTGA
- a CDS encoding EamA family transporter, which translates to MLNSPVSWAVLAMLAWGLWAVVADLATRSVSPTVAMVVSYFVGSALAFGYVLTRPETVEYTRDGLVVAGVAGVFAGLGAVAFYAGLARGSTSIVTTISALYFVVAAAIGIAVLDEPLTLQRVAGIGFAVVAVALLAR; encoded by the coding sequence ATGCTCAACTCTCCCGTCTCGTGGGCGGTGCTGGCGATGCTCGCCTGGGGGCTCTGGGCCGTCGTCGCCGACCTCGCGACCCGGAGCGTCTCCCCGACGGTCGCGATGGTCGTCTCGTACTTCGTGGGGTCGGCCCTCGCGTTCGGCTACGTCCTCACGCGGCCGGAGACGGTCGAGTACACCCGCGACGGCCTGGTCGTCGCCGGCGTCGCGGGCGTGTTCGCCGGCCTCGGCGCGGTCGCCTTCTACGCTGGGCTCGCGAGGGGCTCGACCAGTATCGTCACCACCATCTCGGCGCTCTACTTCGTCGTCGCGGCAGCCATCGGTATCGCGGTACTGGACGAACCGCTGACGCTCCAGCGCGTCGCCGGTATCGGGTTCGCGGTCGTCGCAGTCGCCCTGCTGGCGCGGTGA
- a CDS encoding hybrid sensor histidine kinase/response regulator has translation MSYSPSTEGADVLYVGCNDRILSLLQSQLGRDVHPVDGPDAVETDDVGCVICVHEPPAIDGLSVLEQTAHCPVVFIASDGTERLASDAVAAGADEYIPLDAIDDGDELDAAVTRAIADERYVYDDIVDLLPDMVLVVDLDSRTVVDANETAIRRLGDDREAIVGRQFTDFLLSEDAERVENHLSTATTEPKAAIGDGGVQIGELQTTGDDVIPVEVSLQHLRTGDETLLLGVFHDRSDELRQSAALSQNEQVFRRITETSFDMLYRLDGDGWLEFVSDSAVETLGYTRAEFAEMHFAELVAPESLPTANEVFTRVLAGETVHDYELIVETKRRRRVVLELNTTPVRRDDEVVGILGAARDVTAQRRREQLLDVLHRVFRHNLRNDLTVITGYLEVLDGYLPGDPAARSAFDHIAETVAGLDRLSRKARTVRRAVELESAEAQVDLVRVVEECIERARGEAPEIDVTFDLPDRARIAADERVVLAIWELCENVKKHAGERPSVNVSIRFVDDGDEVELVVDDDGPGLSDQERAILTEARETALKHGSGLGLWLVYWVTTSVGGTVDVDDTDGTRVRLCFPAAAETA, from the coding sequence ATGTCGTATAGTCCCTCGACCGAGGGGGCAGACGTGCTCTACGTCGGCTGTAACGACCGTATTCTGTCACTACTCCAGTCACAACTCGGTCGGGATGTCCACCCGGTCGATGGGCCCGATGCGGTCGAGACAGACGATGTCGGGTGCGTGATATGTGTCCACGAGCCACCGGCAATCGACGGACTGTCCGTCCTCGAACAGACCGCACACTGTCCCGTCGTCTTCATCGCCAGTGACGGCACCGAACGACTCGCGAGCGACGCGGTCGCCGCGGGTGCCGACGAGTACATCCCACTCGACGCCATCGACGACGGCGACGAGCTGGACGCCGCGGTGACGCGAGCCATCGCGGACGAGCGATACGTCTACGACGACATCGTGGACCTGCTGCCGGACATGGTCCTCGTCGTGGACCTCGACTCTCGGACGGTCGTCGACGCGAACGAGACCGCCATCAGGCGACTCGGAGACGACCGCGAGGCCATCGTCGGCCGGCAGTTCACCGACTTCCTGCTCTCGGAGGACGCCGAACGCGTCGAGAACCACCTCTCGACAGCCACAACCGAACCGAAGGCGGCCATCGGCGACGGCGGGGTCCAGATTGGGGAACTGCAGACGACCGGAGACGACGTCATCCCCGTCGAGGTGAGCCTCCAGCACCTCCGTACCGGGGACGAGACGCTGCTGCTCGGCGTGTTCCACGACCGGAGCGATGAGCTCCGCCAGAGCGCCGCACTCTCCCAGAACGAGCAGGTGTTCCGGCGCATCACCGAGACGAGTTTCGACATGCTGTACCGCCTCGACGGCGACGGCTGGCTCGAGTTCGTCTCCGACTCCGCCGTCGAGACGCTCGGCTATACCAGGGCCGAGTTCGCCGAGATGCACTTCGCCGAACTCGTCGCCCCGGAGAGCCTTCCCACCGCCAACGAGGTCTTCACGCGGGTACTCGCCGGCGAGACCGTCCATGACTACGAGCTCATCGTCGAGACGAAACGCCGACGCCGGGTCGTGCTCGAACTGAACACGACGCCCGTCCGCCGCGACGACGAGGTCGTCGGCATCCTCGGGGCAGCCCGGGACGTCACGGCCCAGCGCCGCCGCGAGCAGCTGCTCGACGTCCTCCACCGGGTGTTCCGGCACAACCTCCGGAACGACCTGACCGTCATCACCGGCTACCTCGAGGTCCTCGACGGGTACCTCCCGGGCGACCCGGCGGCCCGGTCGGCCTTCGACCACATCGCGGAAACCGTCGCGGGGCTCGACCGGCTCAGCCGGAAGGCCCGGACCGTCAGGCGAGCCGTGGAGCTCGAGTCCGCCGAAGCGCAGGTCGACCTCGTCAGGGTGGTCGAGGAGTGCATCGAGCGTGCGCGCGGCGAGGCGCCGGAGATCGACGTGACGTTCGACCTCCCGGACCGGGCGCGCATCGCTGCCGACGAACGGGTCGTCCTCGCCATCTGGGAGCTGTGCGAGAACGTGAAGAAGCACGCCGGCGAGCGACCGTCGGTGAACGTCTCGATCCGGTTCGTCGACGACGGCGACGAGGTGGAACTGGTCGTCGACGACGACGGCCCGGGACTCAGCGACCAGGAACGGGCGATACTCACCGAGGCCAGGGAGACGGCCCTCAAGCACGGGAGCGGCCTCGGACTCTGGCTGGTCTACTGGGTCACGACCAGCGTGGGCGGGACGGTCGACGTGGACGACACCGACGGAACCCGGGTGCGGCTGTGCTTCCCGGCGGCGGCCGAGACGGCCTGA
- a CDS encoding methylglyoxal synthase, whose amino-acid sequence MRLALIAHDEKKPDLIDFADNRTDDLARFDLMATGTTGKRLMEATGLDVERKQSGPIGGDLQIGAEIADDDCEGVIFLRDPLTAQPHEPDVAALLRICDVHEVPLATNLASADAVLDELVDRLEAGEE is encoded by the coding sequence ATGCGACTCGCACTCATCGCCCACGACGAGAAGAAGCCAGACCTCATCGACTTCGCAGACAATCGGACCGACGACCTCGCGCGCTTCGACCTGATGGCCACGGGGACCACCGGGAAGCGGCTCATGGAGGCGACGGGGCTGGACGTCGAACGCAAGCAGTCCGGGCCCATCGGCGGCGACTTGCAAATCGGGGCCGAGATAGCCGACGACGACTGCGAGGGCGTCATCTTCCTGCGCGACCCGCTCACCGCACAGCCCCACGAGCCGGACGTGGCGGCGCTGTTGCGCATCTGTGACGTACACGAGGTCCCACTGGCGACGAACCTCGCGAGTGCCGACGCCGTGCTCGACGAGCTGGTGGACCGACTGGAAGCCGGGGAGGAGTAG
- a CDS encoding endonuclease III domain-containing protein, with amino-acid sequence MSDDEPAENISGGPGGGGVAAEFQPGEGSTRAEEVVDRLGDMYWQKAYGGQDAFECLVRTILSQNTSDKASQPAHDQLMARYGPEDELAETLVDVARDDLAETISAAGLYNQKSEVIQRAAEWVLDEFGSTTAFDAFVRDGDPDDVRDTLLGVKGVGPKTADCVLLFSGGRGGVFPVDTHVHRIARRLGIAPADADHETVREFLERDVPAEKCGFGHTAMIQFGREYCTARKPACLDDPEACPMADVCEQVGVYPETGEVVDPADAPE; translated from the coding sequence ATGTCAGACGACGAGCCTGCCGAGAACATCTCCGGCGGTCCCGGTGGCGGCGGCGTCGCCGCCGAGTTCCAGCCTGGTGAGGGAAGCACCCGCGCCGAGGAGGTCGTCGACCGCCTGGGCGACATGTACTGGCAGAAGGCCTACGGCGGACAGGACGCCTTCGAGTGCCTCGTCCGGACCATCCTGAGCCAGAACACGAGCGACAAGGCGAGCCAGCCCGCCCACGACCAGCTCATGGCCCGGTACGGCCCGGAGGACGAACTGGCCGAGACGCTGGTCGATGTCGCCCGCGACGACCTCGCCGAGACCATCTCCGCGGCGGGCCTCTACAACCAGAAGTCCGAGGTCATCCAGCGCGCCGCCGAGTGGGTCCTCGACGAGTTCGGGTCGACGACCGCCTTCGACGCGTTCGTCCGCGACGGCGACCCCGACGACGTCCGGGATACCCTGCTCGGGGTCAAGGGCGTCGGCCCGAAAACCGCCGATTGCGTGTTGCTGTTCTCGGGCGGCCGCGGCGGCGTCTTCCCGGTCGACACCCACGTCCATCGCATCGCGCGCCGGCTGGGTATCGCCCCCGCCGACGCCGACCACGAGACGGTCCGCGAGTTCCTCGAACGCGACGTGCCGGCCGAGAAGTGCGGCTTCGGGCACACCGCGATGATACAGTTCGGCCGCGAGTACTGCACCGCCCGCAAGCCCGCCTGCCTGGACGACCCGGAGGCCTGCCCGATGGCGGACGTCTGCGAGCAGGTCGGCGTCTACCCCGAGACGGGCGAGGTCGTCGACCCCGCCGACGCGCCCGAGTGA
- a CDS encoding DUF371 domain-containing protein, giving the protein MKEVIHARGHENVSAEHTSTFEVTTDDYLTPAGDCILAVDADRSPADFDPAFVEACQTQGARITFTIEAGGYSDSVTGLGHPSLEVTSDRSMVGRTSDYVDDRTIMLAAPHAAEGFDRDLVAALAEGAEATVTLEVDA; this is encoded by the coding sequence ATGAAGGAGGTCATCCACGCCCGCGGTCACGAGAACGTCTCCGCCGAGCACACGAGCACGTTCGAGGTGACCACCGACGACTACCTCACGCCCGCCGGCGACTGCATCCTCGCCGTCGACGCCGACCGCAGCCCCGCCGACTTCGACCCCGCGTTCGTCGAGGCGTGCCAGACGCAGGGCGCACGCATCACCTTCACCATCGAGGCCGGCGGCTACTCGGACTCGGTGACCGGCCTCGGCCACCCCTCTCTCGAGGTCACCAGCGACCGCAGCATGGTCGGGCGCACCTCCGACTACGTCGACGACCGCACCATCATGCTCGCCGCCCCCCACGCCGCCGAGGGCTTCGACCGCGACCTCGTCGCCGCACTCGCCGAGGGAGCCGAGGCCACCGTGACCCTCGAGGTCGACGCCTGA
- a CDS encoding hydrolase: MPSQWEGGTVVTARDTEPPVVDEWAPVSVPGRPARFAGEDAVAYRLQFSDPRAARDQRTLLDFRGVYGRARFWLDGELLGEHDTYFDPARFEFEPGPENELIVECHRPTDGFGGVYETDMVPGELAVPGVWWGAHLRLRPPAFVTDLVVNPRLTDDGAVIDTAVCVDAAEPVDESVTLTLRPEGFRGGGTMERVQVDADAGERVTVTRTLELHDPSYWWPQGYGDQHRYTVRAKFRDHERTRTTGICPVRYEGGLWANGQRVQARGVNLLPSDSPRADLAAAAEAGFNLVRVHAHVLPQWFYDAADEAGLLVWQDLPLTGPAAVDPARGQALARTLTGEYDHHPSVAMFGVHDDPVESFPERLGTGRLARLRFRRRVSGTTFDRATADAIASAFPDDATVFPVCGPPGCSPDAAHLYPGWDYGDADTVDWLLAKYPEFGRVVTEFGAGSLTERGARPVGLDRERHDAVVGDDGAGASQATQARIVKRVAEALRIDGADVLAAFCLRDVASGGGMGVVAHDGTPKPAYDALADSFQPVVALCDGTPPGSVDVTVVNDTPDQLDGTFSWTAGEAGESVPVVVAPGAREPVGTVSVPADADTLELVVDGEGRRTVNRYSL, from the coding sequence ATGCCGAGTCAGTGGGAGGGCGGGACGGTCGTGACGGCCCGTGACACGGAGCCACCGGTGGTCGACGAGTGGGCTCCAGTTTCGGTCCCCGGGCGGCCGGCCCGGTTCGCCGGTGAGGACGCCGTCGCCTACCGGCTCCAATTCTCGGACCCACGGGCGGCCCGGGACCAGCGCACGCTCCTCGACTTCCGCGGGGTGTACGGCCGGGCACGCTTCTGGCTCGACGGCGAGTTGCTGGGCGAGCACGACACCTACTTCGACCCGGCCCGCTTCGAGTTCGAGCCTGGACCGGAGAACGAACTGATCGTCGAGTGCCACCGGCCGACGGACGGGTTCGGCGGGGTGTACGAGACCGACATGGTGCCCGGGGAACTCGCGGTCCCGGGCGTCTGGTGGGGCGCACACCTCCGATTGCGGCCGCCCGCGTTCGTCACCGACCTCGTGGTGAACCCGCGACTGACCGACGACGGGGCGGTCATCGACACCGCGGTCTGCGTCGACGCGGCGGAACCGGTCGACGAGTCGGTCACGCTCACGCTCCGCCCCGAGGGCTTCCGCGGCGGCGGCACGATGGAACGGGTCCAGGTCGATGCCGACGCGGGCGAGCGCGTGACCGTCACCCGGACGCTGGAACTACACGACCCCTCGTACTGGTGGCCGCAGGGGTACGGCGACCAGCACCGGTACACGGTCCGGGCGAAGTTCCGGGACCACGAGCGCACCCGGACGACGGGCATCTGCCCGGTCCGGTACGAGGGCGGGCTCTGGGCCAACGGCCAGCGCGTGCAGGCCCGGGGCGTGAACCTCCTGCCGAGTGACTCGCCGCGGGCGGACCTCGCGGCGGCCGCGGAGGCCGGCTTCAACCTCGTCCGTGTCCACGCGCACGTGCTGCCACAGTGGTTCTACGACGCGGCCGACGAGGCGGGGCTTCTGGTCTGGCAGGACCTCCCCCTCACCGGCCCGGCGGCGGTCGACCCGGCCCGGGGGCAGGCCCTCGCCCGGACGCTGACGGGCGAGTACGACCACCACCCCTCGGTCGCCATGTTCGGCGTCCACGACGACCCGGTCGAGTCGTTCCCGGAGCGCCTCGGGACCGGTCGCCTCGCGCGGCTTCGCTTCCGCCGGCGCGTGAGCGGGACGACGTTCGACCGGGCGACAGCCGACGCCATCGCGAGCGCGTTCCCCGACGACGCGACGGTGTTCCCGGTCTGCGGGCCGCCGGGGTGTTCGCCCGACGCGGCGCACCTCTACCCCGGCTGGGACTACGGCGACGCCGACACGGTCGACTGGCTGCTCGCGAAGTATCCCGAGTTCGGCCGCGTCGTCACCGAGTTCGGCGCTGGCTCGCTCACGGAACGCGGCGCGCGACCGGTCGGTCTGGACCGGGAGCGCCACGACGCGGTCGTCGGTGACGACGGTGCGGGCGCGTCGCAGGCGACACAGGCCAGGATCGTCAAGCGGGTCGCCGAGGCGCTGCGCATCGACGGGGCAGACGTCCTCGCGGCGTTCTGCCTGCGGGACGTCGCTTCCGGCGGCGGGATGGGTGTGGTAGCCCACGACGGGACACCGAAACCGGCCTACGACGCGCTCGCGGACTCGTTCCAGCCCGTCGTCGCGCTGTGCGATGGAACCCCACCAGGGTCCGTCGACGTGACCGTGGTGAACGACACACCGGACCAGCTCGACGGGACCTTCTCCTGGACCGCCGGTGAGGCGGGCGAGTCGGTCCCGGTAGTCGTCGCACCGGGCGCGAGAGAGCCCGTCGGCACGGTCTCGGTCCCGGCGGACGCGGACACCCTCGAACTGGTGGTCGACGGCGAGGGTCGCCGGACCGTCAACAGGTACTCTTTATAA
- a CDS encoding coiled-coil protein, which translates to MADSIDTSKNVELTEDDLENKSKGQLIKLAGQLRDRRNDLNQMASERASSRDDLNAKTREKVDEAQEHREKRDELNELVQEHKQKRNDLNAEANELFDKVEEMKSDLELDDGKDLEELESEIEDLEFKQQTEVLSSEEEKELIEKIESKREEYQSRKEKMGQNDDLDELVEEAEEVRSEASKHHQKVTELADKAQEHHNQMIEAYREADDIRDEADEMHEKFVEAQEAADRHHEDFVRVQKRLRELDKKEEEAKQSERDQKREEVEAEAEEIYQKFKEGETLDTEDLMKLQKAGRL; encoded by the coding sequence ATGGCTGATTCGATAGACACATCCAAGAACGTAGAACTCACAGAAGACGACCTTGAGAACAAATCCAAGGGTCAACTTATCAAACTCGCAGGACAACTGCGAGACCGCCGTAACGATCTCAACCAGATGGCTTCTGAGCGTGCTTCCAGCCGTGACGACCTGAACGCGAAGACTCGCGAGAAGGTCGACGAGGCACAGGAGCACCGCGAGAAGCGCGACGAGCTCAACGAGCTGGTCCAGGAGCACAAGCAGAAGCGCAACGACCTCAACGCCGAGGCCAACGAGCTCTTCGACAAGGTCGAGGAGATGAAGTCCGACCTCGAGCTCGACGACGGCAAGGACCTCGAGGAGCTCGAGTCCGAGATCGAGGACCTGGAGTTCAAGCAGCAGACCGAGGTCCTCTCCTCCGAGGAGGAGAAGGAGCTCATCGAGAAGATCGAGTCCAAGCGCGAGGAGTACCAGAGCCGCAAGGAGAAGATGGGCCAGAACGACGACCTCGACGAACTCGTCGAGGAGGCCGAGGAGGTCCGCTCCGAAGCGTCCAAGCACCACCAGAAGGTGACCGAGCTGGCCGACAAGGCTCAGGAGCACCACAACCAGATGATCGAGGCCTACCGCGAGGCCGACGACATCCGTGACGAGGCCGACGAGATGCACGAGAAGTTCGTCGAGGCCCAGGAAGCGGCCGACCGTCACCACGAGGACTTCGTCCGCGTCCAGAAGCGCCTGCGCGAGCTGGACAAGAAGGAGGAGGAGGCCAAGCAGTCCGAGCGCGACCAGAAGCGCGAGGAGGTCGAGGCCGAGGCCGAGGAGATCTACCAGAAGTTCAAGGAAGGCGAGACCCTCGACACCGAGGACCTGATGAAGCTGCAGAAGGCTGGCCGCCTCTAA
- a CDS encoding DUF373 family protein — protein sequence MATLVVCVDRTDDIGRKTGLETPVVGWEAVRSLVTDVGLADPEDSNVNCLLETLRVARDLRDEDEETVVAVVSGASENVVGADRSVAHQLDELISRYDLDSAVVVIDSAQDERLVPVVESRLRVDSVDRVVVRQARDIESTYYLLKQFLADEELRQTVLVPLGVALVAFPALALTWGPAVGAATITAIVGVFLLYKGFAVDELAKDGAAQVQTALYSGNVSVVTYVVAAGLTMVGMFVGALEVSRMTGVEGVLLPSMMFVFHAVPWLAMAGATASIGRVLDEAIDSEGVPNAMLNMPFILVAVSLVIRGFSAYFLERSELIDPLRVPRVTVGQSAFGAFDLLPGERLAGFVVAAVLLALVGVRIAAALSGTNIEEAELEQGS from the coding sequence GTGGCTACGCTGGTCGTGTGTGTCGACCGGACCGACGATATCGGACGGAAGACGGGCCTCGAGACGCCCGTCGTGGGCTGGGAGGCCGTCCGCTCGCTCGTCACCGACGTCGGTCTCGCGGACCCGGAAGACTCCAACGTGAACTGCCTGCTGGAGACCCTCCGGGTCGCGCGGGACCTGCGCGACGAGGACGAAGAGACCGTCGTCGCGGTCGTCTCCGGCGCGAGCGAGAACGTCGTCGGAGCGGACCGGTCGGTCGCGCACCAACTGGACGAACTCATCAGCCGGTACGACCTCGACTCGGCGGTCGTCGTCATCGACAGCGCCCAGGACGAACGCCTCGTGCCGGTCGTCGAGTCCCGACTCCGCGTCGACTCGGTCGACCGCGTCGTCGTCAGGCAGGCCCGGGACATCGAGTCGACGTACTACCTGCTGAAGCAGTTCCTCGCCGACGAGGAGCTGCGCCAGACCGTCCTCGTCCCCCTCGGGGTCGCGCTCGTCGCCTTCCCGGCGCTGGCGTTGACCTGGGGGCCGGCGGTCGGTGCGGCGACCATCACCGCCATCGTCGGGGTGTTCCTGCTGTACAAGGGCTTCGCGGTGGACGAGCTGGCGAAAGACGGCGCGGCACAGGTCCAGACCGCGCTCTACTCGGGGAACGTCTCCGTCGTCACCTACGTCGTCGCGGCCGGGCTGACGATGGTCGGGATGTTCGTCGGGGCGCTGGAGGTCTCGCGCATGACGGGCGTCGAGGGCGTCCTGTTGCCCTCGATGATGTTCGTCTTCCACGCCGTCCCGTGGCTGGCGATGGCGGGCGCGACCGCGAGCATCGGGCGCGTGCTCGACGAGGCCATCGACTCCGAGGGCGTCCCGAACGCGATGTTGAACATGCCGTTCATCCTCGTCGCGGTCTCGCTGGTCATCCGGGGCTTCTCGGCGTACTTCCTCGAACGCTCGGAACTCATCGACCCGCTGCGGGTTCCCCGGGTGACCGTCGGCCAGAGCGCGTTCGGCGCGTTCGACCTGCTGCCGGGCGAGCGCCTGGCCGGCTTCGTCGTCGCGGCGGTCCTGCTCGCACTCGTCGGGGTCCGCATCGCCGCCGCGCTCTCGGGGACGAACATCGAGGAGGCCGAACTCGAACAGGGCTCGTGA
- a CDS encoding diphthine--ammonia ligase: MTADGSWVSLFSGGKDSSWALYRALEEDLPVSHMLTVHPEGESYMYHVPATELTSLAAESIGLEHVNVTPEDFDAMAATDSAAQGDAELEPLEAALVDLADDLDGGLAGVTAGAIESEFQTSRIQAMADRLGCDVFAPLWQRDPSELAAEMLDAGFEITILQVAAHGLDESWLGRTLDADAFAELAALNEEYGVHVLGEGGEFETFVTDGPHMARPIELEYETVWEGTRGHIEITDASLG; this comes from the coding sequence ATGACAGCCGACGGTTCGTGGGTGAGCCTCTTCTCCGGCGGGAAGGACTCCTCGTGGGCGCTCTACCGGGCGCTCGAGGAGGACCTGCCCGTCTCGCACATGCTGACGGTCCACCCCGAGGGCGAGTCGTACATGTACCACGTCCCGGCGACGGAGCTCACGTCGCTCGCGGCAGAGAGCATCGGTCTGGAACACGTGAACGTCACCCCCGAGGACTTCGACGCGATGGCCGCGACGGATTCCGCGGCACAGGGTGACGCGGAACTGGAGCCTCTGGAGGCCGCACTGGTCGACCTCGCCGACGACCTCGACGGTGGCCTCGCTGGCGTCACGGCGGGCGCCATCGAGAGCGAGTTCCAGACCTCGCGCATCCAGGCGATGGCCGACCGCCTCGGCTGTGACGTGTTCGCGCCGCTGTGGCAGCGCGACCCGTCCGAACTCGCCGCGGAGATGCTCGACGCGGGCTTCGAGATCACCATCCTGCAGGTCGCCGCCCACGGCCTCGACGAGTCGTGGCTGGGGCGGACGCTGGACGCCGACGCATTCGCCGAGCTGGCGGCGCTCAACGAGGAGTACGGCGTCCACGTCCTCGGTGAGGGTGGCGAGTTCGAGACCTTCGTCACCGACGGCCCGCACATGGCGCGGCCCATCGAGCTGGAGTACGAGACGGTCTGGGAGGGGACGCGCGGGCACATCGAGATAACGGACGCCTCCCTCGGCTAG